A region of Mugil cephalus isolate CIBA_MC_2020 chromosome 3, CIBA_Mcephalus_1.1, whole genome shotgun sequence DNA encodes the following proteins:
- the muc15 gene encoding mucin-15, with product MKLLKITAGLLLLVQAFHLALLQESTDSPGRTIDKSWLRAPSPNAAHSDVKRDADQGVQTTEASDGEGSGTTSGFMATSTEEEQNVSGREETATDRSEEVNVTTTTLPPPTTEQPDATGDPTSTETPTTTDTPITTNTTTTSATPTTSATPTTSATPTTTDTPTTTASNSSQTNMTGTEEDFNSTTTHPNSTSLPDFSNRTDLQSTTLAPESSTTPESTTTQDGDKRSTSTTPVTTTTTPEINWTSTTSSSTTVLSSETTGTTTAPNTPEKANNTNKDSGSASGSSSERGSASDSQRANNHTALGAILAVAAVVCVGVVVYAILKKRNRKGFSHRKLVEEYPSDPVLRLDNNEPMDLNYDGSAYYNPGLQGDNIQMSSFPGGR from the exons atgaaactgttgaagATCACAGCAGGCCTCCTCCTGCTTGTCCAAGCCTTTCACCTGGCATTGCTCCAAGAGTCAACAGACTCTCCTGGGCGTACGATTGATAAAAGTTGGTTGCGAGCTCCAAGTCCAAATGCTGCACATTCTGACGTGAAGAGAGACGCTGATCAGGGAGTTCAAACTACAGAGGCAAGTGATGGTGAAGGCAGTGGGACAACATCTGGCTTCATGGCCACATCTACTGAAGAAGAGCAGAACGTGTCCGGTCGAGAGGAGACTGCAACTGATCGATCTGAGGAGGTGAACGTTACCACTACCACCCTGCCTCCTCCTACAACCGAGCAGCCAGATGCAACAGGTGATCCAACTTCAACAGAAACTCCAACTACAACAGATACTCCAATTACAACAAATACTACAACTACATCAGCTACTCCAACTACATCAGCTACTCCAACTACATCAGCTACTCCTACTACAACAgatactccaactactactGCTTCAAATTCAAGCCAGACCAACATGACGGGAACTGAAGAGGATTTTAATTCGACGACGACCCATCCAAACTCCACTAGCCTTCCAGACTTCTCAAATCGCACTGATTTACAGTCGACAACCTTGGCTCCAGAGAGCAGCACCACTCCAGAATCCACCACAACACAAGACGGAGATAAAAGGTCAACCAGCACAACTCCTGTGACAACCACAACCACGCCAGAGATAAACTGGACATCCACCACGTCTTCATCTACAACGGTGCTCTCTTCCGAGACCACAGGAACGACTACTGCTCCAAACACGCCTGAGAAGGCcaacaatacaaacaaagaCTCGGGCTCAGCCTCAGGAAGCAGCTCAGAAAGAG GTTCGGCCTCAGACTCCCAGAGAGCTAATAATCACACAGCGCTGGGTGCCATCCTGGCCGTGGCGGCTGTGGTCTGTGTGGGAGTGGTGGTCTACGCGattctgaaaaagagaaatcgTAAGGGCTTCTCTCACAGGAAACTGGTTGAGGAGTACCCCTCAGATCCAG TTCTCAGATTAGACAACAACGAGCCAATGGACTTGAACTACGACGGTTCGGCCTATTACAACCCAGGACTCCAAGGGGACAACATCCAAATGAGCAGCTTTCCAGGAGGCCGCTAA